A region of the Deinococcus psychrotolerans genome:
TTGCTCAGGAAGTCCGCCGCGCCCTGACGAAAGGCCCGGCGGCACAGCTCCACGTCAGCGTGACCGGTCAGCAGGATCACGGGTAGATCCACACCACGCTCCTGAAGGCGGAGTTGCAATTGCAGGCCGCTGATATACGGCATACGAATATCCAGAAGCAGGCAGCCGATGGAGGGCGGCCCCTCAGCTTCTAGGGCGCGTTCCAACTCCAAGCCGTCGGCAAAGGAACGCACGTTCAGGCCGACGGTGCCCAGCAAAAACCCCAGCGCGTCCCGCACCGCGTCATCGTCGTCGACCAGGTAAACGGTCGGTTCCAGCAGCAAAAGCGGCTCAGTCACTGGCCGCCTCCATCATCAGGCGCGGCAAGCTGAGGGTAAAGACCGCGCCGCCCACGTCGGCATTTCTTCCGCTGAGATCGCCCCCCATCCCCTGTGCCAGCGTCTGTGACAGGCTCAGGCCCAGGCCTAGGCCGCCCGCCTTGCTCGTCGTGAAGGGCGTGAACAGGCGCGTGGAAACCTCGGCAGCGATCCCGGGGCCGTTGTCTCGCACGCTCAGGATCCAGCCCTGCTTATCCAGGGCGATGCTCAGCCCAATGGTGGGATCAGGGGTGTCCTGCACGGCATCTAGAGCATTCCGAAGCAGGTTCAGGATGATCTGCTCCAGTTGCACTGGATCGGCCCGCACCAGCGGTGTGTCGGCATACGACGTGACCACCCGCACGCCAAGGCGGTTCAGGTCGGCGCGGCAAAGCGTCAACACGTTCTCGGTCGCCTGTGACAGATCGGTGGGCCGGGACTGGCTGGGTGTGCGCTTCACCCACTGACGCAGCCGAGTGATGATCTGTGCTGCCCGCCTCGCCTGAGTGACCGAGGCACCCACCGCATGCCGCACCCGTTCCAAGTCAGGTTCGGGCTCGTCGAGCAGCCGCGCCGCCGCTTGACCGTAGCTGACGATGGCTGTCAGGGGCTGGTTCAGCTCATGCGCCAGGCCCGCCCCCATCTCACCCAGAGTGGACAGGCGTGAGACGTGGGCCAACATCTCCTCGTGTTCGCGCACGCGCCGCTCGCCGTCTTCTAGATGTTCGAGCATTCGGCGCTGAAGCGGCCCCACCTCGCGCAGAATCAGCACCCGGCCACGCAGTTCGC
Encoded here:
- a CDS encoding response regulator transcription factor; this encodes MTEPLLLLEPTVYLVDDDDAVRDALGFLLGTVGLNVRSFADGLELERALEAEGPPSIGCLLLDIRMPYISGLQLQLRLQERGVDLPVILLTGHADVELCRRAFRQGAADFLSKPVDETELLEAVQRAVRQHLRGRQRRAANGQARERLSRLTAREHDVLRGILDGQTSKQTARTLAISARTVETHRASLFAKLEAESLAEVIRLALEGEEI